A single Asterias rubens chromosome 13, eAstRub1.3, whole genome shotgun sequence DNA region contains:
- the LOC117298958 gene encoding RING-box protein 2-like, with protein MADSEAVMKDETCSTMSGSTQQPVKSESSSVSKQETEYKPFTLKKWNIVAMWSWDVECDTCAICRVQVMDACLRCQTENKQEECVVVWGECNHSFHNCCMSLWVKQNNRCPLCQQEWMVQRIGK; from the exons ATGGCGGATTCAGAAGCAGTTATGAAAGACGAAACTTGTTCGACGATGTCGGGATCGACTCAGCAACCCGTTAAATCGGAATCTTCGTCGGTGTCGAAACAAGAGACAGAGTATAAACCTTTTACGTTGAAGAAATGGAACATTGTTGCTATGTGGAGTTGGGATGTAGAATGTGATACCTGTGCAATATGCAGAGTTCAAGTAATGG atgcttgtttacGTTGTCAGACGGAAAATAAACAAGAGGAATGTGTTG tcGTATGGGGCGAGTGCAACCATTCCTTCCATAATTGCTGTATGTCACTCTGGGTCAAACAGAACAACCGGTGCCCGCTTTGTCAACAGGAATGGATGGTTCAGAGAATAGGGAAATAG